CCAGCCACTTAGATCGATCTTGCCCATAATGTATTTGGTTTGCGCATCTGCAATGACCTGATCCAGATCGGCCCCGCGGTCACCATATGTTGGAGAATATAACGTCAGCGCAGGGTTTGGCACAGCGTGCTCCGCCAGTTCCTTCGCAAGCGCCGTACCTTTTTCACCCAGTTCGGTATCCTTCAATTTCGGTACGTTATACCCTTCGACATAAGGAAGGTTGTCACGGTAAGGCTTCACTTCACGCTGGAATGCATCGAAGTCACTCATCTCCACCTGATCTTCGCTCACTTTGGTGTAATGTTTATCTTCCATACCACGCATCAACAGGGTAGCCATCTCAGGGTCCATCAGTTTATCCAGGAAGGAGAGCAGGTTCTTGAGTTCTTCTTCCGATTTCACCGTCGATTTAGGGAATGCCAGAATTCCCGAATTACCCGTCTGTCCTGCAACACGATCTCCGTTCGGTCCAAGCAAACCAGCGATGTCTACCACACCATCCGGATTGTTTTTAGACAGACGCTCTTGCTGACTTTTTCCATTCTGGGCGACACCAACACGGATACCCACAACACCGGAATCATACTTTTTCTCCGCTTCCGTAGAGTCGAATACGGCAAAGTCCTGGTTCAGCAGTTTCTCATCATACAACCGTTTCAGCAGCTCCAGCACCTGCATATATTCCGGCGTCATGAATTCAGGCGTGAAGCTGCCATCTTCCTCGACCTTCCACTTGTTAGGTGCACCAAAACTTACGCCCAGCCGCGTCGTGAAGGAATATTGGTCCTCATTATATTTTTTGAAAAGCATCAACCCAAACGTATTATCCTGACCATCTCCATCCGGATCGGAGGTTGCCAGTGTTTTAATCGTTTCATACCATTCATCGGGTGTGGTTGGCACCTTAAGATTCAGCTTCTCGAACCAGTCCTTGCGATAGATCACTGTAGCCCGCGCGATATCCGAGAAAACTGGAACCCCATAGATTTTGCCCTCTACCTTGATGTTGTCAAAAAAACGCTCGTTCTGTGCCGACAGATTTTTGTAGTCTTTCAGCAAAGGCCCCACTTCCCAGAACACGTCATTACGCATTGCGCTGGTCACGGTAGGGTTATACTGCACCTTCACAATTTTCGGCATATCGCTTGAAGCGATCATCACGTTAATTTTGTCATTATAGGCCGAAGCCGGAATCCACTGAATATCCAGCTTGGTATTGGTATACGCTTCAATCTTTTGCTGAACTTCATTGCCTTTGCTTGGCACATCACCCACCTGTGCAATGGCTATGGACACATTTTGTACGCCACCCTCGGCAGCCTGACCCTCGTCTGATCCGCATCCTGCCAGCAAACCTGTTACAAGTGCCAGTGAGCTCAAAACAGCTACGGCTTTCTTTTTTGTTGCTTTCATAACATGAGAACCTCCCTTTTTATGCAGTCATATTGTCATATTAAACTGACTTTGAAGCATGTGACGACTCAACCTTTCACCGAACCCAGCATCACGCCTTTTGCAAAGTGCTTTTGCAGGAATGGGTACACCAGCATAATCGGGATCGTCGAGAATACGATAACCGCCATACGAATGGTGAGCGGCTGGATCTCGGTCTCTTCGATACTCGTGTCTCCGATTCGGCTCTGTGCCAGAATGACAATCTCACGCAGCCAGACTTGCACAGGCCACTTCTCACTATCGTTAATATAGATCACAGCGCTGAAGAAACTGTTCCAGTGGGCCACCGCGTAAAAGAGTGAAAATGTCGCCATCGCTGGCATGGACAAAGGCAGAACAATCCGGAACAATACGCTGACATCGTTACATCCATCAATTTTGGCTGCATCCTCCAGTTCATCGGGAATGGCCTGGAAGAAGTTTTTCAGTACAATCAAGTTAAATGCACTAATAGCAGTAGGCAGCATCAGCGACCATAACGTATCCGTCAGGTGCAAGGATTTCACGACAAAGTATGTTGGAATCATCCCGCCGCTGAAGAGCATTGTGAACAATACACCCAGCAAAATGGGCTGGCGCCCACGCAAATATCTTCTGGAGAGCGGATACGCCATAAGGGACGTAAACAGCAGGTTAATGAAGGTACCAATCACCGTAATATAGACCGATACACCCAGACTGCGTATCAAGGTATCTGTAGAGAAAATGTAACGGTACGCAGCCAGAGAGAACTCTTTTGGAAAAAGAATAAATCCTCCCTTAGCCACTTCATGTGGACTGGTAAACGAGACGGCCAAAATATAAATGAACGGGATGACCGTCACAATTCCAATCAACAGCAGCAAGCCGTGATTCACAAAATCAAAGATCCGGTTGCCCCACGTTTTATCCTGTTGCATCTTAATGTTCACTCCTGTCTGGTGAAGAACGTCTGCTCCCGAGGGTTAGTAAACGCCTTCCTCCCCGAATTTTTTGGCCATCGTATTGGCACCAAGGACAAGCGCCAGCCCGACAACCGATTTAAACAACCCGACAGCAGCACTATAACTGTACTGTGCCTGTGTAAGACCCTTCGTGTACACGTAGGTATCAAATACCTCGCCCACATCCCGGTTCGTCGGAGTCAGCATCAGGAAGATCTGTTCAAAGCCTGTATCCAGGAAATTGCCCAGACGCAGAATCAGCAAGATGACGATTGTACTGCGAATGGCCGGCAACGTAATATGCCAGGTTTGGCGCCAGCGATTGGCACCATCAATCCGTGCAGCTTCATAGAGCTGGGTATCAACACCGGAAAGTGCAGCAAGGAAGATAATCGTACCCCAACCGACTTCTTTCCAGATGGATTGTCCGACAATCATGGTTCGGAACCAACCTGGTTCAAGCAGGAACGCCACTTTTTGACCAGTCAGGTTATAG
The window above is part of the Paenibacillus sp. 1781tsa1 genome. Proteins encoded here:
- a CDS encoding extracellular solute-binding protein, with the protein product MKATKKKAVAVLSSLALVTGLLAGCGSDEGQAAEGGVQNVSIAIAQVGDVPSKGNEVQQKIEAYTNTKLDIQWIPASAYNDKINVMIASSDMPKIVKVQYNPTVTSAMRNDVFWEVGPLLKDYKNLSAQNERFFDNIKVEGKIYGVPVFSDIARATVIYRKDWFEKLNLKVPTTPDEWYETIKTLATSDPDGDGQDNTFGLMLFKKYNEDQYSFTTRLGVSFGAPNKWKVEEDGSFTPEFMTPEYMQVLELLKRLYDEKLLNQDFAVFDSTEAEKKYDSGVVGIRVGVAQNGKSQQERLSKNNPDGVVDIAGLLGPNGDRVAGQTGNSGILAFPKSTVKSEEELKNLLSFLDKLMDPEMATLLMRGMEDKHYTKVSEDQVEMSDFDAFQREVKPYRDNLPYVEGYNVPKLKDTELGEKGTALAKELAEHAVPNPALTLYSPTYGDRGADLDQVIADAQTKYIMGKIDLSGWEKEIENWGNAGGNKIREEYAEDYKKQAQ
- a CDS encoding carbohydrate ABC transporter permease, with the protein product MQQDKTWGNRIFDFVNHGLLLLIGIVTVIPFIYILAVSFTSPHEVAKGGFILFPKEFSLAAYRYIFSTDTLIRSLGVSVYITVIGTFINLLFTSLMAYPLSRRYLRGRQPILLGVLFTMLFSGGMIPTYFVVKSLHLTDTLWSLMLPTAISAFNLIVLKNFFQAIPDELEDAAKIDGCNDVSVLFRIVLPLSMPAMATFSLFYAVAHWNSFFSAVIYINDSEKWPVQVWLREIVILAQSRIGDTSIEETEIQPLTIRMAVIVFSTIPIMLVYPFLQKHFAKGVMLGSVKG